The following are encoded together in the Oncorhynchus kisutch isolate 150728-3 linkage group LG8, Okis_V2, whole genome shotgun sequence genome:
- the LOC109895936 gene encoding selenoprotein M produces the protein MNLPNVLQSEEIMWFFFFVSFLNSVSAYDVDLKKLDGLAKAKVESCGGUQLNRLREVKAFVTQDIPLYHNLVMKHIPGADPELVLLNHYYEELDRIALSDMTRSEINELLEKLGFYKKAQPEDQVPEEFRFSPAKDSPFKATPSSSAPADNASSDSDAEAKHSDL, from the exons ATGAATCTCCCCAACGTGCTGCAATCAGAGGAAATTATGTGGTTCTTCTTTTTCGTCAGCTTCCTTAACTCTGTGTCGGCCTATGATGTAGATCTGAAGAAACTGGATGGTCTCGCAAAAGCGAAGGTGGAG TCTTGCGGTGGATGACAGCTGAACAGGCTGAGAGAG GTCAAAGCCTTTGTGACCCAGGACATTCCTCTTTA CCATAACCTGGTAATGAAGCACATCCCTGGGGCTGACCCCGAGCTtgtcctcctcaaccactactaCGAAGAGCTGGAC CGGATTGCCCTGTCTGACATGACCCGCTCTGAGATCAACGAGCTGCTGGAGAAGTTGGGCTTCTACAAGAAGGCTCAGCCTGAGGACCAGGTCCCAGAGGAGTTCCGCTTCTCCCCTGCCAAGGACAGCCCCTTCAAAGCAACCCCCTCCTCTTCAGCCCCCGCAGACAACGCTTCCTCAGATTCTGACGCAGAGGCCAAGCACTCTGACCTGTAA